TTGGAAACCCGCCCGCTGCCGTCGCTGGTGCGATCAATCCGACTGTCATGCACACAAACCAGGTGACCATCAGCTGTAAGTCGAATGTCACACTCCAGCGCTTCCGCTCCCTCGCCAATGGCCTGCAGATAGCCATTCAGGGTGTGCTCCGCGATCTCTGCAGCAGCACCACGATGAGCCACTACCTGGGGCCAGGAGGGGCGAAGCGTCATGTGGCCAGCATGACCGATGACGCAGCCGGTGGCATGGCAATCACTCTCGTGTCCGATCTTCCGTGAGGAGAACACCGGGATTCAGCCGGCTGTGCGGATCGAGAGCTGACTTGATAGCACGCATCGCAGCGATTTCTGCCGGGTTGCGCCGCAGCGCTAGATACCGGGCCTTGTCTCGACCCACCCCGTGCTCGGCCGAAATCGATCCACCCAGACCGGCTACCAACTGCAGCACCCGATCAGTGGGATCTTCGGCAACACCGGTGGGCAGCTCCAGCTGCAAGTGAAGGTTTTGTTCGCGGATATGACCGAAGACACCCAGCCGCCCCGAACTATCGGATGCAATTTGCTCAACGTCCTGGACAAGTTCGTCCAGCGCCGCTGTCGGAACACTCACATCAAACTTGAATGAGACGCCCGATTGGGCAGTCCAGAATTCACTCTGCTGCTCGCGCACCGCCCATAACTGTCGTCGATCACTTTCGTCCACAGCAATGATCAGTCCAGGGGAATCGGTGACGACTGGGGTTAGGCCAGCAGCCTCACCGCCATCACCTACCTCCAGCAACGACACGTAGCCGTCACCGGTGTGCGGCAATGGATCAGTCCCGCCAAACATTTGGGCCCCACCCCGCCAGCCGGCGATATCGATCACCTCTGCCGCCAAGAGTGGACAGCCCGGCCGGGTTGCGCGGGCAGCGATCGCGGCAGCCGATCTGAGATCTGAAACCGGAAAGGCAACCAGGGTCGCGGCCGGCGGAGTTGGCCAGAGGCGCAATCGCACTGCGGTGATGACGCCCAGCGTTCCCTCCGAGCCGCACAACAAGCTAGCCAAGTCGTAGCCAGTGTTGTCCTTGGCAAATCCATGCAGATCAGACACCACCGCACCTTCAGCTAAGACTGCCTCGATCCCCAGCAGTTGATCTCGAGTGGTACCAAATGCGCAGACTCGGATTCCGCCGGCATTGGTCGCTACCGTGCCGCCGATTGTCGCGCTCTCTCGAGCCGCGAGGTCCACTCCGTAGCACCAGCCAGCCGCCGCTGCCGCTCGCTGCACGTCTGCCAGTGGTGTTCCCGCGAGCGCAGTCAGCCGACCGCCCACCTCATCTAGTTCGGTGATTCCGACAAGCCGAGTCAACGAAACCAGCAATGCGGATGGGGTATTCGCTCCAGGAATAGATCCACCAACGAGGCCGGTGTTCCCGCCTTGAATTTGTACTGGCACCCCAAACTGGGCTGCGGTCTGCAGAACTACTGCCAGCGCTGCAGTCGACTCCGGATACACAACGCCACAGACCGACCCGCCGCTGCGCCCCATCCAGTCAATGAGTTGCCCGGTGGTCGCAGCATC
This sequence is a window from Actinomycetes bacterium. Protein-coding genes within it:
- a CDS encoding FAD-binding oxidoreductase is translated as MTSLLSSLRDQIGSTSVSDAATTGQLIDWMGRSGGSVCGVVYPESTAALAVVLQTAAQFGVPVQIQGGNTGLVGGSIPGANTPSALLVSLTRLVGITELDEVGGRLTALAGTPLADVQRAAAAAGWCYGVDLAARESATIGGTVATNAGGIRVCAFGTTRDQLLGIEAVLAEGAVVSDLHGFAKDNTGYDLASLLCGSEGTLGVITAVRLRLWPTPPAATLVAFPVSDLRSAAAIAARATRPGCPLLAAEVIDIAGWRGGAQMFGGTDPLPHTGDGYVSLLEVGDGGEAAGLTPVVTDSPGLIIAVDESDRRQLWAVREQQSEFWTAQSGVSFKFDVSVPTAALDELVQDVEQIASDSSGRLGVFGHIREQNLHLQLELPTGVAEDPTDRVLQLVAGLGGSISAEHGVGRDKARYLALRRNPAEIAAMRAIKSALDPHSRLNPGVLLTEDRTRE